In Candidatus Methylomirabilota bacterium, a single window of DNA contains:
- a CDS encoding NAD(P)-dependent oxidoreductase, with protein MIVVPDDFPSVFEGSVAHDRLKKSGDVAVFTERGADNEQELVRRIGRAEVAINIRAHARFTDGVFAACPALKLVSVWGTGTDNIDLNAAGMRGVTVCNTPGVNAFAVAEHALTLMLAVGRKITTLDAEMRKNKWPRELLTQLHGKTLGVFGMGTIGARVAALGKAIGMEVLAWSAQGDQGRIRAAGATPASKEDILARADVVSLHIRLSPETRGFLGRKELATMKPTAILVNTGRGALVDREALLGALKERKIMGAGLDVFHQEPLAADDPILSLPNVIVSPHNAGQTAEVIRDGLLRAVENVEHFLAGKPKDLVVSPAR; from the coding sequence GTGATCGTCGTCCCTGACGACTTCCCCTCGGTCTTCGAGGGCAGCGTCGCGCACGATCGCCTGAAGAAGTCTGGCGACGTCGCGGTGTTCACCGAGCGCGGGGCCGACAATGAGCAGGAGCTGGTCCGTCGCATTGGCCGGGCGGAGGTCGCCATCAATATCCGCGCGCATGCCCGCTTCACCGACGGCGTCTTCGCGGCCTGTCCGGCTCTCAAGCTCGTGTCCGTCTGGGGCACGGGCACGGACAACATCGACCTCAACGCCGCGGGCATGCGTGGCGTCACCGTCTGCAATACGCCGGGCGTGAACGCCTTCGCGGTGGCGGAGCACGCCTTGACCCTGATGCTCGCGGTGGGACGCAAGATCACCACGCTGGACGCCGAGATGCGCAAGAACAAGTGGCCGCGTGAGCTGCTGACCCAGCTTCACGGCAAGACCCTCGGCGTCTTTGGCATGGGCACCATCGGCGCTCGCGTGGCCGCCCTCGGCAAAGCGATCGGCATGGAGGTGCTCGCCTGGTCGGCTCAGGGCGATCAGGGACGGATCCGCGCCGCCGGGGCGACCCCGGCCTCCAAGGAGGACATCCTGGCCCGGGCGGACGTGGTGAGCCTGCACATCCGGCTGAGCCCGGAGACCCGGGGCTTCCTTGGCCGGAAGGAGCTCGCCACGATGAAGCCCACGGCCATCCTGGTCAACACGGGCCGCGGCGCCCTTGTCGATCGCGAGGCCCTCCTGGGCGCGCTCAAAGAGCGGAAGATCATGGGCGCGGGGCTCGATGTCTTCCACCAGGAGCCGCTGGCCGCGGACGATCCCATCCTGTCGCTGCCCAACGTCATCGTCTCGCCGCACAATGCCGGGCAGACCGCCGAGGTCATCCGCGACGGCCTCCTGCGCGCCGTCGAGAACGTGGAGCACTTTCTCGCCGGCAAGCCCAAGGACCTGGTCGTCTCTCCGGCACGATAG
- a CDS encoding alanine--glyoxylate aminotransferase family protein has translation MESSKTEPIKWSAAQASREILMIPGPTELPFPVIQAMNQPPMIQYDQNFDVNVLEPINLALKKVFQTERGEVITMPGSGKTALESSALSLVEPGDRVMVIVTGRFGMLMQEVMTRVGAEVTEFSVEWGKPIDLVKLSKEIERVKPKMVTLVHNETSTGTTYPAAEIGKIVKGHDALFLLDTVSSLAGIDVRTDEWGADLNMTGSQKCLAAPIGMAIVGVTPPAWDAMERRKHKASSWVYDLLRWRDAWIPTSRGGRVPDGAPRSQPISMPTHLTHALGVAVRLVLEEGLQQRFRRHAVAGRAFRAGIDAMRLQMFPDSSILSDTVSCVKTPPGIEPAAVVKHMRQTFGILIGTGLDQTRTTTLRIGHMGITASPLYILPTLSAIEMTLRELGYKCEAGAGVAAAQAIFAGATA, from the coding sequence ATGGAATCGAGCAAAACGGAACCGATCAAGTGGTCGGCAGCTCAGGCCTCACGGGAGATCCTGATGATCCCGGGGCCGACCGAGCTGCCCTTCCCGGTCATCCAGGCCATGAATCAGCCGCCCATGATCCAGTACGACCAGAACTTCGACGTCAACGTGCTGGAGCCGATCAACCTGGCCCTCAAGAAGGTCTTCCAGACCGAGCGCGGTGAGGTCATCACCATGCCCGGCTCGGGCAAGACCGCCCTGGAGTCGAGCGCGCTCTCCCTCGTCGAACCCGGCGATCGGGTCATGGTGATCGTCACCGGACGGTTCGGCATGCTCATGCAGGAGGTGATGACGAGGGTCGGCGCCGAGGTGACGGAGTTCAGCGTCGAGTGGGGGAAGCCCATCGACCTCGTCAAGCTCAGCAAGGAGATCGAGCGGGTCAAGCCCAAGATGGTCACCCTGGTCCACAACGAGACCTCCACGGGCACGACCTACCCGGCCGCGGAGATCGGCAAGATCGTCAAAGGCCACGACGCGCTCTTCCTGCTCGACACCGTGTCCTCACTCGCCGGCATCGACGTGCGCACGGACGAGTGGGGCGCGGATCTCAACATGACGGGCTCTCAGAAGTGTCTGGCCGCCCCCATCGGCATGGCCATCGTGGGCGTCACCCCGCCCGCCTGGGATGCCATGGAGCGCCGCAAGCACAAGGCCTCTTCCTGGGTGTACGACCTGCTGCGCTGGCGCGATGCGTGGATCCCGACCTCGCGCGGCGGCCGAGTGCCCGACGGGGCCCCGCGCAGCCAGCCGATCTCCATGCCCACCCACCTGACGCACGCGCTCGGGGTGGCGGTGCGGCTCGTGCTCGAGGAAGGTCTTCAGCAGCGCTTCCGCCGCCATGCCGTGGCGGGGCGCGCCTTCCGCGCCGGCATCGATGCCATGCGCCTGCAGATGTTCCCGGACAGCTCGATCCTGTCCGACACCGTCTCCTGTGTGAAGACTCCGCCCGGCATCGAGCCCGCGGCCGTGGTGAAGCACATGCGCCAGACCTTCGGCATCCTCATCGGCACCGGCCTCGACCAGACGCGCACGACGACGCTGCGGATCGGGCACATGGGCATCACCGCGAGCCCCCTCTACATCTTGCCGACCCTCTCGGCCATCGAGATGACCCTCCGCGAGCTCGGCTACAAGTGTGAAGCGGGGGCGGGGGTAGCCGCCGCCCAGGCCATCTTTGCGGGTGCCACGGCGTGA
- a CDS encoding lipid-A-disaccharide synthase N-terminal domain-containing protein, whose amino-acid sequence MTTEHFWLSVGFLGQAFFSSRFLVQWIASERKKESVVPVSFWFFSIGGGTTLLIYAIYRQDPVFILGQGAGLVIYLRNLYLIRRKQRRLAGAGA is encoded by the coding sequence ATGACCACAGAGCACTTCTGGCTATCGGTGGGATTTCTCGGCCAGGCCTTCTTCTCGAGCCGCTTCCTCGTGCAATGGATCGCCTCGGAGCGCAAGAAGGAGAGCGTGGTCCCCGTCTCCTTCTGGTTCTTCTCGATCGGCGGTGGGACGACCCTGCTCATCTATGCCATTTATCGCCAGGACCCCGTGTTCATCCTGGGTCAGGGCGCCGGGCTCGTCATTTATCTACGCAATCTATACCTTATCCGGCGCAAGCAGCGCCGCCTCGCCGGGGCAGGCGCCTGA